Proteins from one Telopea speciosissima isolate NSW1024214 ecotype Mountain lineage chromosome 1, Tspe_v1, whole genome shotgun sequence genomic window:
- the LOC122660563 gene encoding uncharacterized protein LOC122660563 isoform X2, producing MMPLRRVLEIESPSPLRYLMGAMVMMIGVVLPVGYMMFRNKRVPSSSSYSKQT from the exons ATGATGCct CTGAGGAGGGTATTGGAGATAGAATCGCCAAGCCCACTTAGGTACTTAATGGGAgcgatggtgatgatgatcgGAGTCGTTTTACCGGTTGGCTACATGATGTTCCGAAACAAACGTGTACCTTCGTCTTCCTCCTATTCTAAGCAGACGTAG
- the LOC122660563 gene encoding uncharacterized protein LOC122660563 isoform X1 has translation MMPLRRVLEIESPSPLRYLMGAMVMMIGVVLPVGYMMFRNKRVPSSSSYSKQTSKGLI, from the exons ATGATGCct CTGAGGAGGGTATTGGAGATAGAATCGCCAAGCCCACTTAGGTACTTAATGGGAgcgatggtgatgatgatcgGAGTCGTTTTACCGGTTGGCTACATGATGTTCCGAAACAAACGTGTACCTTCGTCTTCCTCCTATTCTAAGCAGAC
- the LOC122648929 gene encoding formyltetrahydrofolate deformylase 1, mitochondrial-like, with product MTQLLLRRVSSSFPQVVGFTRRAFSSWRLSRDPSTPTPNLGVHVFHCPDDVGIVAKLSECIAVRGGSIFNVDVFVPENKQVFYSRSEFVFDPIRWPRAEMNEDFLKLSQMFNAMKSVVRVPKFDPKYKIAVLASKQDHCLVDLLHAWQDGRLPVDITCVISNHDRGPNTHVIRFLERHEIPYHCLRTTPKNKRESEILDLVHDTDFLVLARYMQILSGNFLETYGKDVINIHHGLLPSFKGGYPAKQAFDSGVKLIGATSHFVTEELDAGPIIEQMVERVSHRDNLRSFVQKSENLEKQCLEKAIKSYCELRVLPYDENKTVVF from the exons ATGACCCAACTTCTTCTTCGAAGGGTCTCCTCCAGTTTCCCACAAGTTGTCGGATTCACAAGAAGGGCTTTCAGTTCATGGCGTTTATCCAGAGACCCTTCCACGCCCACTCCCAATCTCGGAGTCCACGTCTTTCACTGCCCT GATGATGTTGGGATTGTCGCCAAGCTATCGGAGTGCATTGCTGTGAGAGGGGGAAGCATTTTCAACGTCGACGTCTTTGTTCCCGAAAACAAACAGGTTTTCTATTCTAGAAG CGAATTTGTCTTCGACCCCATCAGATGGCCACGGGCTGAAATGAATGAGGACTTCCTCAAGCTGTCACAGATGTTTAACGCAATGAAATCTGTTGTACGGGTTCCCAAGTTTGACCCCAAATATAAAATAGCAGTTCTCGCTTCAAAACAG GACCACTGTCTGGTTGATTTGTTACATGCATGGCAGGATGGGAGACTTCCTGTTGATATAACTTGTGTTATAAG TAACCATGACAGAGGTCCAAATACCCATGTTATTCGCTTTCTTGAAAGGCATGAAATTCCATACCATTGTTTGCGCACAACTCcaaagaataaaagagaaagtgaaattTTGGATTTGGTTCATGACACGGATTTTCTAGTGCTAGCTAGATATATGCAG ATTTTATCTGGAAATTTTTTGGAGACTTATGGGAAGGATGTAATTAACATTCACCATGGCCTTTTGCCATCCTTCAAGGGTGGATATCCTGCTAAACAG GCCTTTGATTCTGGTGTAAAGTTGATTGGTGCAACAAGTCACTTTGTAACTGAAGAATTGGATGCAGGGCCAATTATTGAGCAGATG GTAGAGAGAGTCTCCCACCGAGATAACCTTCGGAGTTTTGTTCAGAAATCAGAGAACCTGGAGAAACAATGCTTGGAGAAGGCGATAAAATCATATTGTGAGCTCCGAGTGCTACCCTATGACGAAAACAAGACTGTTGTATTTTGA